The DNA segment GAACTCGACGTCGCGCTGCTCGAACACCAGCTCCCCGCGCTCGTTGGCAATCACCGCCGCACGCAGCTCCCACTCCACCTCGTCGAACGGGTCGACGCCGTCCTTGGTGAAATAGCGTTCGAACTCGAGCCCGGAGACCGACCGGCCCGGACCGAACGTCCGGGCTGCCTTCAACGCCGGCGTGTCCAACTGCTGCGCGTGCTGCATTTCGTCCTCCAGGGATCCGTACACGGCGCTGCTGACCTTCGTCGTGACCGTGCTGTCGTTTCGGTCGCGAGGGGAGCGCCGCGGGAGCAGGAACTATGCGCCCGCGTTACGCGGTTGTCAAGACGGATCCCACGACATATTGTGCCCCACGCAGCGGCCCTACGCCACATGTTGAAGTGACGCCGGTAAGTACGGCCGTTCTTTCAGGTGCCCTATTTTCGCCGGCCTCTTCCAGCGGCCGAGACCCTCGGCTGCCGGGCTCCTGGTGTATCGTCGCGAGGTGATGCGGCGGGTCCTGGGAGCGGCAGCGAGCACGATCTTCGCGCTGCCGCTCGTGGGCCTGTGGCGCGATCCCGGCCTGTCGTGGCCGGCGGCCACCCTCCTCACCGTGGTCGCCGCGGCCACGCTCGCCCGTCCCGCCACCGGGCTGCTCGTGGTCGCCGGCCTGTTCCCGATGGCCCCCGCCCTGAACCTGCTCCTCGGCACGCCGGCCATCGCCGAGCCGCTCCTCCTGACGTTTCTCGTCGCGGCCCTGCTCCAGGGCGCCGTCTCCGCCAGGCGAGCCCCGCTCCAGCTCGCCGCGCCCGCCCTCGTCCTCGGCGCCACGCTCGTGGGCTGGGCCGTCGTCGCGCTGTCTGCCCGCCAACTGTGGACCGGCGATGCGCCCGGCGCGCTCCTCCAAACCGTCGCGCGCGACACGGCGTGGTCCTACTTCAGCCCCCAGGACGAGGCCAGCGTGGTGCGGTCGGTCCTCCCGTGGCTCGAAGCGATTGCGCTCGCCGTCGTGGCGGAGCGGATCGTGCGCGACGCGCCCGGCGCAGGCCGCCGGTTCGTCCGGATGTTCGTCTTCGCCGGCGCCGTGCTCTCGGCGTCGTCGGCGATCCGCCTCGCGGAAATCTCGCTCCGTCAGGAGGCGCCATCGGTTGCGGCGCTCGCGGTGCTCCGCGACGTGCGGCTCAACGCGTTCTACCCGGACATCAACGCCGCCGGCTCGATCTACGCGCTCTTCGCCGTGGCGGCGGTGTGGCTGGCCGTGCGCCGCTCCCGGCTCTGGCTGGCGCCAGCCGGCCTGCTGTTGCTCGCCGTCTGGCTCGCCGGATCGCGCGCGGCGTTCGGCGGCGTCGTCGGCGGCCTGGGCCTGACCTGGTTCTCCGCCTCGCGCCCGAGGATCGCGCTCGTGCTCGGCGCCCTCGTCGCGGCCGTCGCGGTGCTCGCGGTGGTGGCCGCGCTCGGCACGCGCAACGCGTCGGTCTTCCGCGCGGGCGGGTTCCGGGTGGAGATGACGCGGGCCGGGCTCGCGCTCGCGGCCGAGCGCCCGCTCTTCGGGATCGGCCTGGACAACTTCAAGGCCGCCTCCCTGCGCCACCTGCCGGCCGATTTCGGCCAGCGCTTCCGCTGGGCGGCGCGGGGCGAGAACGCGCACGACAACTTCCTGCAGATCCTCGTGGAGCTGGGCCTCGTCGGGCTGCTCGGGTTCCTCTGGCTCATCGGCACGCCGTTTCGCAGCGCGGCGAGCCGCGGCTGGATCGCGCCCCACGCGGCGCCCGAGGCCACGGCCCTGGCCGGCGGCATCGCGGCGCTGCTCGTGAGCGCGCTGCTCGGCCATCCGCTGCTCGACCCGCACATCCGTGCGTCGTTCTTCCTGGCCGTGGGCCTCGTGACCGGCATGTCGGTGCCGGCTCCGGCCGGCTCGCGCACCCGGCCCGCGCTGGCCGGCCTGGCGATCGGAGCGATCGCGATCGCGCTGCCCGCGCGCATGGACGCGCAGCGGGCGATGGAGCCGATCGCCGGCTTCTCGCGCGGCGCGCCAGAGGCGCCCGCGCCGCTCGACGGCGTGACGTACCGGGTCGCCGACCCGCGGTCGACCTGGTTTCTCGCCAGCACGACGCGCACCGTGACGTTGCCGCTGCGCGCGCGTCAGGACGGCATCGCCGACTGCCGGGTCTCGATCGCGATCGACGGCCGGCCCGCCGGCCAGGTCGTCGCCGGCGACGCGGCCTGGGGCGCGACGACCCTGCAGCTTCCGCCGGCCGACCGGCCGCGCTCATGGCGACGCCTGGATCTGACCGTCGAGCCCGCGCGCTGCACGCTCCTCGTCGGCACGCTGACGCAGCGGTGACGACCGGTGTTTGCCGTTCGGCGGCGCCACGACTAGAATCCCGCGCGTGCTCCCCGCCCTCCCGGCCTCCCGGCGCACGCGCCTGCTCGCGTGCGCGATCGTGGCGGCCGCGGCCGGCCTGCGAATCTCGGGCATTTCGGCCGGCGCGCCGTACCGCATGGGCGTCGACGAGCCGGTCATCCTCGAGATCGCGCTGCGCATGATGCGCACGGGCGACTTCAACCCGCACTTCTACGACTACGGCGGCCTCACGCTCTACCTCCACACCGCCGTCGGCGCCATCACGTTCCTCGCCGGCGCGATGGACCGGCAGTGGGCGTCGCTCGATCAGATGTGGATCGGCGACCTGCTCGTCGGCGCGCGGCTCGTGAGCGTGGTGCTCGGCACCGCCACGGTGTGGCTCGTGTACCTGATTGGCCGGCGCTTCGGCGTCGCCACGGCGCTCATCGCCGCGGGCGCGATGGCCGTCCAGCCGCAGCACGTGCGCGAGTCGCACTTCGCGCTCACCGATACGCCGCTCACCTTCTTCATCACGCTGACGCTCTGGCTGGCCATCCGCGGCGCCGAGACGGGACGTCTGAGCGTGTACCTTCTCGCCGGTGCCGCCGCGGGTGCGGCCGGTGCCACGAAGTACCACGGCGTGCTCGCCCTGCTGATGCCGATCGCGACGGCGCTCGTGCTCCCGCATGCGGCGATCGCCGCGCGGGCCGTCGCGGCGGCCCTCGGCGGCGCCGCGGCCGGCTTCCTGCTCGGCGCGCCGTACTCGGTGCTGGATCTGCCGGGCTTCCTCAACGGCTTCGCCTCGCTGATGCAGCACTACAACGCGCGCCGGTCGACCGTCGACAGCTTCGTGACGTACCTCAAGTACATGCGCGGCTGGTTCGCCGCGCCGCCCGTCGTCTGGCTCGAGATCGGGTGGATCGGCGTCGGCCTGTGCGCCGCCGGCGCGGTCCTCTCGATCCTGATGCTGCGCGATCGCGGCCTGCGCGCGGCCGCGCTCGCGCTCGTCGTCTTTCCTCCGGTCTTTCTCTGGTTCATCTCGCGCCAGGGGGCGCTGCAGTTCGGACGGTACGCGATGCCGATCGCGCCGATGCTGTCGATCTTCCTGGCG comes from the Acidobacteriota bacterium genome and includes:
- a CDS encoding O-antigen ligase family protein → MMRRVLGAAASTIFALPLVGLWRDPGLSWPAATLLTVVAAATLARPATGLLVVAGLFPMAPALNLLLGTPAIAEPLLLTFLVAALLQGAVSARRAPLQLAAPALVLGATLVGWAVVALSARQLWTGDAPGALLQTVARDTAWSYFSPQDEASVVRSVLPWLEAIALAVVAERIVRDAPGAGRRFVRMFVFAGAVLSASSAIRLAEISLRQEAPSVAALAVLRDVRLNAFYPDINAAGSIYALFAVAAVWLAVRRSRLWLAPAGLLLLAVWLAGSRAAFGGVVGGLGLTWFSASRPRIALVLGALVAAVAVLAVVAALGTRNASVFRAGGFRVEMTRAGLALAAERPLFGIGLDNFKAASLRHLPADFGQRFRWAARGENAHDNFLQILVELGLVGLLGFLWLIGTPFRSAASRGWIAPHAAPEATALAGGIAALLVSALLGHPLLDPHIRASFFLAVGLVTGMSVPAPAGSRTRPALAGLAIGAIAIALPARMDAQRAMEPIAGFSRGAPEAPAPLDGVTYRVADPRSTWFLASTTRTVTLPLRARQDGIADCRVSIAIDGRPAGQVVAGDAAWGATTLQLPPADRPRSWRRLDLTVEPARCTLLVGTLTQR
- a CDS encoding glycosyltransferase family 39 protein, with protein sequence MLPALPASRRTRLLACAIVAAAAGLRISGISAGAPYRMGVDEPVILEIALRMMRTGDFNPHFYDYGGLTLYLHTAVGAITFLAGAMDRQWASLDQMWIGDLLVGARLVSVVLGTATVWLVYLIGRRFGVATALIAAGAMAVQPQHVRESHFALTDTPLTFFITLTLWLAIRGAETGRLSVYLLAGAAAGAAGATKYHGVLALLMPIATALVLPHAAIAARAVAAALGGAAAGFLLGAPYSVLDLPGFLNGFASLMQHYNARRSTVDSFVTYLKYMRGWFAAPPVVWLEIGWIGVGLCAAGAVLSILMLRDRGLRAAALALVVFPPVFLWFISRQGALQFGRYAMPIAPMLSIFLAIAIGRLRAAWLAAPAPSRARRLAAAALLLVLVPPLGSSIGRNVGDRKLSTVDQAARWLASVVRPGEKVAHGLENVQLPPSVGVEFSTRIADTPVEDFRARGITYVVAVSTHPPGDRAAGGGSLGGYAALARGAQIVHAFPSSTEHPGPTITVLKLP